A portion of the Canis aureus isolate CA01 chromosome 32, VMU_Caureus_v.1.0, whole genome shotgun sequence genome contains these proteins:
- the CSK gene encoding tyrosine-protein kinase CSK, which translates to MSAIQAAWPSGTECIAKYNFHGTAEQDLPFCKGDVLTIVAVTKDPNWYKAKNKVGREGIIPANYVQKREGVKAGTKLSLMPWFHGKITREQAERLLCPPETGLFLVRESTNYPGDYTLCVSCDGKVEHYRIMYHASKLSIDEEVYFENLMQLVEHYTSDADGLCTRLIKPKVMEGTVAAQDEFFRSGWALNMKDLKLLQTIGKGEFGDVMLGDYRGNKVAVKCIKNDATAQAFLAEASVMTQLRHSNLVQLLGVIVEEKGGLYIVTEYMAKGSLVDYLRSRGRSVLGGDCLLKFSLDVCEAMEYLEGNNFVHRDLAARNVLVSEDNVAKVSDFGLTKEASSTQDTGKLPVKWTAPEALREKKFSTKSDVWSFGILLWEIYSFGRVPYPRIPLKDVVPRVEKGYKMDAPDGCPPAVYEVMKNCWHLDAATRPSFLQLREQLEHIKTHELHL; encoded by the exons ATGTCAGCAATCCAG GCCGCCTGGCCATCCGGTACAGAATGTATTGCCAAGTACAATTTCCATGGCACTGCCGAGCAGGACCTTCCCTTCTGCAAAGGAGACGTGCTCACCATTGTGGCGGTCACCAAG GACCCAAACTGGTACAAAGCCAAGAACAAGGTGGGCCGTGAGGGCATCATCCCAGCCAACTACGTCCAGAAACGGGAGGGCGTGAAGGCCGGCACCAAGCTCAGCCTCATGCC CTGGTTCCATGGCAAGATCACGCGGGAGCAGGCCGAGCGGCTGCTGTGCCCGCCTGAGACCGGCCTGTTCCTGGTGCGGGAGAGCACCAACTACCCGGGGGACTACACGCTGTGCGTGAGCTGTGACGGCAAGGTGGAGCACTACCGCATCATGTACCACGCCAGCAAGCTCAGCATCGACGAGGAGGTGTACTTCGAGAACCTCATGCAGCTGGTGGAG CACTACACCTCGGACGCGGACGGACTCTGTACTCGCCTCATCAAGCCAAAGGTCATGGAGGGCACGGTGGCCGCCCAGGATGAGTTCTTCCGCA gcGGCTGGGCACTGAACATGAAGGACCTGAAGCTGCTGCAGACCATTGGGAAGGGGGAGTTTGGAG ACGTGATGCTAGGCGATTACCGAGGGAACAAGGTTGCTGTCAAGTGCATTAAAAATGACGCCACTGCCCAGGCCTTTCTGGCTGAAGCCTCTGTGATGAC GCAACTTCGGCATAGCAACCTGGTACAGCTTCTGGGTGTGATCGTGGAAGAGAAGGGCGGGCTGTACATTGTCACGGAGTACATGGCCAAG GGAAGCCTGGTGGACTATCTGCGGTCGAGGGGTCGATCGGTGCTGGGCGGAGACTGTCTCCTCAAGTTCTCACT AGATGTCTGTGAGGCCATGGAATACCTGGAGGGCAACAACTTCGTGCACCGGGATCTGGCTGCCCGCAACGTGCTGGTGTCTGAAGACAACGTGGCCAAGGTCAGCGACTTTGGCCTCACCAAGGAGGCCTCCAGCACCCAGGACACGGGCAAGCTGCCAGTCAAGTGGACGGCCCCGGAGGCCCTGAGAGAGAAG AAATTCTCCACCAAGTCTGACGTGTGGAGTTTCGGAATCCTTCTCTGGGAAATCTACTCCTTTGGGCGAGTGCCTTACCCAAGAATT CCCCTGAAGGACGTCGTCCCTCGGGTGGAGAAGGGCTACAAGATGGACGCCCCCGACGGCTGCCCACCTGCGGTCTACGAGGTCATGAAGAACTGCTGGCACCTGGATGCTGCCACAAGGCCCTCCTTCCTGCAGCTCCGGGAGCAGCTCGAGCACATCAAAACCCACGAGTTGCACCTGTGA